The genomic segment tgtgtgtgtgtgtttgtttgtgtgtgtgtgtgtgtgtgtgtgtgtgtgtgtgtttgtgtgtgtgtgtgtgtttgagtgtgtgtgtgtgtgtgtgtgtgtttgtgtgtgtgtgtgtgtgtgtgtgtgtgtgtgtgtgtgtctgtgtttctgtgtgtgtgtttgtttgtgtgtgtgtgtgtgtgtctgtgtgtgtgtgtctgtgtttctgtgtgtgtgtgtttgtgtgtgtgtgtgtgtgtgtctgtgtgtgtgtgtgtctgtgtgtgtgtctgtgtttctgtgtatgtgtgtttgtgtgtgtgtgtgtctgtgtgtgtgtgtgtgtgtgtgtgtctgtgtttctgtgtgtgtgtttgtgtgtgtgtgtatgtgtgtttgtgtgtgtgtgtttgtgtttgtgtgtgtgtgtgtgtgtgtgtgtgtgtgtgtgtgtgtttgtgtgtgtgtgtttcaaatGCTTCAAACTTATCTCCCTCAACCACATTTCAGCCTGCTCCACATGCGGTCCACACCTTCTGGGTGCCAATATTTGTCACTAGCGTAcccaaataaatttattttctctctctctttacaCCTGTGAGCTCTCGTCCTCGATTCTGCTTGATGTGCACATTTACTCTACCTGTGCGACTCAAGGTTAGATATCCCGACTCTCCAAGGtataaagtcccaacctgcccTACCTCTCTCCGTTACTCAGTCCCCCGAGTCGCGGCAACACCCTTgcaaatctccctctgcactctttccaactcAGTGgcacctcaagggtggcgttctcaggattgctgccagtgctacgtgacagtgatggtatgaattggaggagatggcagttgaatgtgtggctaaggagttggtgcagggagcagggtttcagattttcagatcatcaggatctcttctggggagcatgggccctgtacagattggatggatcgcacctgaactcgaggggggagcaatatccttgtaggtaggtttgctagcatggttcgggagggtttaaactaatttgcgagtgGGATGGGACCccgagtgatagagcagtgaaagaagtgcatgcagTAAAGCTAAATCTAACATACAgacaggctttgaggaaagagaatcaAAATAAACCgggtaaagacagtaaggtagacgggctgaaatgtgtgtacctcaatgcaagaagcatcaggaacaaaggtgatgaactgagagcttggatacatacatggaattatgatgtagtggccattacagagacttggctggcaccagggcaggaatggattctcaatattcctggatttcagtgctttgaaagggatagagagggcggaaaaaggggaggaggggcagcattactggtcagagatAGTATTACAGATACAGAAAGTGTGGTCAATGTAGCAAGattctcttttgagtcaatatgtgtggaagtcaggaacagaaagggagcagttactctactgggggtattctataggccccctggtagcagcagagatacagcgGAGCAGATTGGGGGGAAAATTTTGGAaagctgcaaaaataacagggttgttatcatgggtgactttaacttccctaatattgattggcacctgattagttccaagggttcagatggggcagagtttgttaagtgtgtccaagagtgattcctgtcacagtatgtggacaggccgaccagggggaataccAGACTAGActtagtactaggtaatgaaccgggtcaggtcacagatctctcagtgggtgagcgtctgggggacagtgaccaccgctccctggcctttagcattatttggaaaaggatagaatcagagaggacgggacatttttttaattggggaaaggcaaattatgaggctataaacctggaacttgtgggtgtgaattgggatgatgcttttgcagggaaatgtactatagacatgtggtcgatgtttagaggttTCTTGCGGGATTTTAGGGATACCTTTGTTCCGGTgacgaagataaagaatggtagggtgaaggaaccatgggtgaccagtgaggtggaaaatctagtcagctggaaggcagcatacatgaggtttaggaagcaaggatcagatgggtctattgaggaatatatgtTTCCAACGTCTATACATCATATgtctggaacaaaaaaaaaacaacaacaaagcgGGCAAAGAATAATACAACTGAGAAGACTAATAAACTCTGAATCGAAACGGCAAATTCCCCCGTGGACCCCATATATCATAATCCTCTGGATAAATCTCCCTGCGGGACCTAGTCAAAAGCCAAAATTATGTTCCCATAGTCAAGATCCACGACTGTAACTTCATCGATTACCTTAGAGAGAGAAACGAAAATCTATAGAATCAGGCAGACGCTTTCAGCAATTACCGAGACAAGGAATTTGAACTCACAGCAATGACGGATAAAAGTAgatgggagtgagagagggaggggttgaTCGTGGTGGAagaagagagtgcggatggtgggtgGAAGAAAGTACCACTGGGGGAGACGGCTGAATTCACGCACACGCTGAATGGTCTCTTTACAGGTACGCATAAACAGCAGCCGAAAGAGAACATCGGAAATAGATCGTACCTTAATATCTGCCTACTCTGCCCCGTTACGACCATTCTTGTCGCGATAGTGACCGGGCTCTTGATCTACGGTGAGTCGAACGGGCTCCGGGTGGAGTCCGGCAGTAAACAAGCAGAGTGCAATAACATGTTAGCGTAAAGTCTCACAGTGATGACGACACGCCCCTGAAcgtaacacagacacacccctcgCCGTAACACCGAAGCACCTCTCGCCGGAAACCTGACACACCTCGAATCGTGACAATGACACGGCCGTTACCGTTACACAATCAGGACTCATCCTGACACCGGCACGCCATTCACCTTAACAGCAACGATCCTGTCACCGTAACACGGACACGCCCCTGTACCCGACACGCTTACGGCCCTCACCGTGACACAGACATAGCACTCACAGTGATAGCAACgtaaccctcactgtgacatcgaCATGCCCCTGACTGACGCACTTCTCAAGGCGATAGCGAAACACAcgtcacagtgacaccgacacgtCTCTCACCGCAACACGGACAAGTCCCCCACTGTGAGAGGAAATCCAGAATCACCGTGATACTTACACAGCCCCCATCGTAACGCCAACAAAACTCTTATCGGGACACTGACGTGCCGGTCAGTGTGACACAGACACGCACGTCACGGTAGCGCAGACGTCCCTCGCTGTAAGTCCAACACACCTGCAACTATGATATATACACGATCTCCACCGCGATTGAATCACGCCTCTCGCTGTGACACGAAAGTAACACACTTTCACTGCAACACTCGTCACCGTGACACTTATACGCTGCTGGACATGAACAGCACCGCACCGTGTCACTGACACACCACCACTGCGTCCCGCCCAGCACCGTGACGCCGACTCACGGGTCAGTGTAAACTCTAACCGTCCTTCAACATCTCTCTCAGTGTCACAGATTCATCAGTCTCAGATCACCTCCTACCGAGATTACCAGCTACTTTGGGAGCAGTATCAGGAGATGAAGAGGACACAGATCCAATATCGACATCAGGTCCATGAGCTGAAGTTAAGACTTGAATCCAAGACATCCGAGAACTCCCGTCTGAATCTCTCCCATGGCGCCTGTCTCCAGAATCTTTCTGTCCTCAACAACCACATCTCCATCTTCGAAAGGAAGCTCAGAACTGTCAGCGGAACCAAGGTTCAAATCTGCCAATTCCTGACCAGTAACAGAGGTGAGGCAACATCATCGCCTTCTCACCACCTCCTCatgagagagatgagagagagagagagagagagagagagagagagagagagagagagagagagagagagagagagggagggggggggggagggagggagataaaGGGGGAGAATTGGGGGTAAGAAACAgagaaaggaacacacacaaacacacacacacatacacacacagacacacacacacacacacacacacacacacacacacacacacacactccactcaCAGCGATCACGACAAACTCCTCACTGAGATCCCAATATATCCCTCAACGTAACATCCAGGTACATCTCACCGAGACCCGGTACACATCTCATCAGGACACAGAAACATCTATCACAGTGTCACAGACACGCCCCTCAAAACAAAACCTACATTTACCGCACTGTGACACTGAATGAATCATCACTGTGCCACTGAGGCCGACTCGCAActcacagtggcactgacatcaCTGCCTGTGATACCAGCACACCTGTCACATGGACATCGACACGTCCCAAACCGTGGTACGCCTCGCACTGTGACACGAATCAAACACACCGTCTCTCTGTAACAATCGTCAacgtgacacggacacaccactCACCGTAACACTACACCCTTCTCAACATGAACCGCACAGTACCTCAGGGTAACACAGATAAACCAAAAACCGCACCGTGACGATGACTGATGCATCAGGGTTAACTATGAACATCCTTCACCGCCTCTCTCATATCACAGATTCGTCAAAGAGATAGACCAATAAATaggaccctgggtgtgtgtgataaaAGAGAGTGGAAGGATTTTTGTTCTGTATATCTGACCATGGAAGTGTGTGATAAGACGGCATGGTGGGTGCGTCGCTCTGCGTCTGACCTCTGTGTGACGGGTCTGTGTTGAGGGAGAGTCACccggtgtctgaccccaggaatgtgtgatgggccGATgtcgagggagattcactctgtgactgaacaagggagtgtgtgatgggccggtgcggagggggattcactctgtgtctgaccccgggaatgtgtgatggggcagtatggagggagattccctctgtgtgtgaccccgggagtgtgtgatgggacggtgtggatggagattgaTTTGTCTTTATTCCTGCTTTTCAGTGGAAAAATGTTCGAAGGATTGGTTCAGACATGAAGACGGTGTTATTTCTTCTCCACGTTTGAAACATCTTACGTTGAGCTAGGCAAGAGTGTTCAAACTTTGATTCAAGGCTTCTCGAAATCAATTCACAGGAAGAAGCGGTAAGTGTCACAGCACGAGAAGAGATATTCACACAGCTCCCAACGTTTACCAGGATGAGAAGAACAGTGGTGGTCCCTGTAAatagtgaagcttcctccactccgtctcatcgcacactcccggggtcatacacagagtgaacctccctccactccgtctcatcgcacactcccggggtcagacacagaatgaagccgcctgcgcaccttcccatcacacattaccggggtcagacacagagtgaatctccctccgcagtctcccttcacacactcctgtTGTAATAATCCAAGAGAGGCTCCGTAAATAGTTTCCTATTCTAGGCATTAATCAAATGAATTTAATTTCACAGAGTTTTGTTTTCCGCGCTCTTGCCTCCCATATCCCTGtatactggattggaaaatgcgaaAGAGGGTAAGATTTGGACTGATCTGCGGGGTGAGAGTTTGGGGATGACACGGTACTGACgggagaaaattggatcagtttaCGGGCTGAAATAGGTTTGTGGGAAGAAGCGGTGCCACTGGGATTGTTTGAAGTCTGTCCGAGGTTGTCAGGTGAGGGAGGCACAATGGGAATATTTTGGGGAATGATTCGTGTCTGTCGAGGAAGGGTAGGGCACTGGGGACATCTTGAGGACTGGCAGGAACTCTAGGGAGAGATCAGTACCCTGGCATTATTTTGCTGACTgacgcagggctgtggggagtgcgAGATGCACCGGAATTAATTTCGAGAGTGACACGAAATTATGGGGAGATGGAGGAAACTTGGGACTGAGCTGATTTGTGAAAGAACAGTTGGGCAGCGGGATTACTTTAGGGACTGACAGAGatctgaggggagagagtgggacaattgAATGAGTCTGGAGACTGTGTGCaaagagtgggtcagtgggattcgTTTGTGGACTAAAGCAGGGCTTTGGGAGAGGGTTTGTCAGTGGTACAAATTTTGAGACGGACCCGTGTCTGTGGGTTGAGGGCggtgcagtgggattagtttggatgcTGACACGAAGCTGTTA from the Mobula birostris isolate sMobBir1 chromosome 13, sMobBir1.hap1, whole genome shotgun sequence genome contains:
- the LOC140207416 gene encoding uncharacterized protein; translation: MAENQTYANMQLTRTDSRAPLTAEPDVSYVQLDVTALSAPRVRRDGDGLTSTYAEVNFPKDQRVIGEDDAPPIVPGPSKLPTNAQTGTHKQQPKENIGNRSYLNICLLCPVTTILVAIVTGLLIYVSQIHQSQITSYRDYQLLWEQYQEMKRTQIQYRHQVHELKLRLESKTSENSRLNLSHGACLQNLSVLNNHISIFERKLRTVSGTKVQICQFLTSNRDSSKR